One window from the genome of Pseudonocardia hierapolitana encodes:
- a CDS encoding transposase, whose translation MDARHELTDSSTAQTNRLRALLLGGDDRDRDFARDFARGTLTDTRLAALARHRPARDASREQVVRQAEIRRLALALRESHRALRANSRELQRIVDDLAPGLTDRRGIGPITAAQAIISFSHPGRCRNEGAFAALAGASPLEASSGHTKRHRLNRGGDRALNSALHTIAMVRMRSCPTTKAYLARRTAEGKTTREIRRCLKRYIARELYRFLTATITTTSSNASSAA comes from the coding sequence ATGGACGCCCGCCACGAGCTCACCGACAGCTCGACCGCTCAGACCAACCGGCTACGCGCACTGCTGCTGGGCGGCGACGACCGCGACCGTGACTTCGCCCGTGACTTCGCCCGTGGCACGCTCACCGACACCAGGCTCGCTGCGCTGGCCCGCCACCGTCCGGCCCGCGATGCCAGCCGCGAGCAGGTCGTGCGCCAGGCCGAGATCCGGCGCCTCGCTCTCGCACTGCGCGAGTCTCACCGCGCACTACGGGCCAACAGCCGCGAACTCCAGCGCATCGTGGACGACCTCGCTCCCGGGCTGACCGACCGCCGCGGCATCGGCCCGATCACCGCCGCCCAAGCGATCATCAGCTTCTCCCACCCCGGGCGCTGCCGCAACGAGGGCGCCTTCGCCGCGCTCGCCGGCGCCAGCCCGCTCGAGGCCAGCAGCGGCCACACCAAGCGCCACCGGCTCAACCGCGGCGGTGACCGCGCCCTCAACAGCGCACTGCACACCATCGCGATGGTCCGCATGCGCAGCTGCCCCACGACCAAGGCCTACCTCGCCCGCCGCACCGCCGAAGGGAAGACCACCCGAGAGATCCGACGCTGCCTCAAGCGCTACATCGCGCGCGAGCTCTACCGCTTCCTCACCGCGACCATCACGACCACAAGCAGCAACGCGTCCTCAGCCGCTTGA
- a CDS encoding IS630 family transposase, translating to MPVASPFVIVLTPAEEAELLARVRGGRIEHRDRVRAQIVLAAAAGGSNAAIAADLGLCVDTARRWRCRFAAGRLGGLADRPRSGRPRRFTAVQVAAITALACALPAETGIPLSRWSSTELATEAVARGVVSAISGSTVRRWLARAAIKPWQHRSWIFPRDPDFESKAARALDLYARTWEGAPLGPHDYVISADEKSQLQALRRRHPGRPPGPGHTRHVEFEYRRGGTLAYFAAYDVHHARVIGTIAPKTGIEPFTELVAKVMTTEPHASARRVFWIVDNGSSHAGQASIDRMATAWPTATLVHLPIHASWLNQVEIYFSILQRKAITPVDFADLDALAERILAFQDRYNSNATPFDWTFTRTDLRALLDQIDPPPTYQPLPAAA from the coding sequence ATGCCCGTCGCCAGCCCGTTCGTCATCGTGCTCACCCCGGCCGAGGAGGCCGAACTGCTGGCGCGAGTGCGCGGCGGGCGCATCGAGCATCGGGACCGGGTCCGAGCCCAGATCGTGCTCGCCGCTGCGGCCGGGGGCTCCAACGCCGCCATCGCCGCCGACCTCGGGCTGTGTGTCGACACCGCCCGCCGATGGCGCTGCCGGTTCGCCGCCGGGCGTCTGGGGGGCTTGGCCGATCGGCCCCGATCCGGGCGGCCGCGGCGGTTCACCGCGGTGCAGGTTGCGGCGATCACCGCGCTGGCCTGCGCGCTGCCCGCCGAGACCGGGATACCGCTGTCGCGCTGGAGCAGCACCGAGCTGGCCACCGAAGCCGTCGCCCGCGGTGTCGTCTCGGCGATCTCGGGGTCCACGGTGCGCCGCTGGCTGGCCCGCGCCGCGATCAAACCCTGGCAGCACCGCTCCTGGATCTTCCCCCGCGACCCCGACTTCGAGTCCAAAGCCGCCCGCGCCCTGGACCTATATGCCCGCACCTGGGAAGGCGCCCCGCTGGGTCCGCACGACTACGTGATCAGCGCCGATGAGAAGTCCCAGCTCCAAGCTTTGCGCCGCCGCCATCCCGGCCGCCCGCCCGGGCCGGGCCACACCCGGCACGTGGAGTTCGAGTACCGCCGCGGCGGGACCCTGGCCTACTTCGCCGCCTACGACGTCCACCACGCCCGCGTGATCGGGACCATCGCCCCCAAGACCGGGATCGAACCCTTCACCGAGCTCGTCGCCAAGGTCATGACCACCGAGCCCCACGCCTCCGCGCGGCGGGTGTTCTGGATCGTCGACAACGGCTCCTCGCACGCCGGGCAGGCCTCGATCGACCGGATGGCCACAGCCTGGCCCACCGCCACCCTGGTGCACCTGCCGATCCACGCGTCCTGGCTCAACCAGGTCGAGATCTACTTCTCGATCCTGCAACGCAAGGCCATCACCCCGGTCGACTTCGCCGACCTCGACGCCCTCGCAGAGCGCATCCTGGCCTTCCAAGACCGCTACAACAGCAACGCAACACCGTTCGACTGGACCTTCACCCGCACAGACCTACGGGCACTGCTCGACCAGATCGACCCACCGCCCACTTACCAGCCGCTGCCAGCCGCAGCATGA
- the lexA gene encoding transcriptional repressor LexA, translated as MARDDPGTGNGNDAGATAQVSTFPDPPTEPAGLTPRQRKVLEVIRDWVERFGYPPSVREIGDAVGLTSTSSVHHQLRALERKGYLRRDPNRTRAVDVRGPEDTTDTTSAAPENTTTSDLHPAPAMVPLLGNIAAGGPILAEQAVESVFPLPREIVGEGTLFLLNVRGDSMIEAAITDGDWVVVRQQPVAENGEIVAAMIDGEATVKTFKRRDDHVWLMPANPAYDPIPGDDATVLGRVVAVLRRL; from the coding sequence ATGGCACGGGACGACCCGGGCACCGGCAACGGCAACGACGCCGGGGCGACCGCGCAGGTGAGCACGTTCCCCGACCCGCCGACCGAGCCCGCGGGCCTCACCCCGCGGCAGCGCAAGGTCCTCGAGGTGATCCGCGACTGGGTCGAGCGGTTCGGCTACCCGCCGAGCGTGCGGGAGATCGGCGACGCCGTCGGCCTCACGTCCACCTCGTCGGTGCACCACCAGCTGCGCGCGCTCGAGCGGAAGGGCTACCTGCGGCGCGACCCCAACCGCACCCGGGCCGTCGACGTACGGGGCCCGGAGGACACGACCGACACCACCTCCGCCGCGCCGGAGAACACCACCACGAGCGACCTGCACCCCGCCCCCGCGATGGTCCCCCTGCTGGGCAACATCGCCGCCGGTGGACCGATCCTCGCCGAGCAGGCCGTCGAGAGCGTCTTCCCGCTCCCCCGCGAGATCGTCGGCGAGGGCACCCTCTTCCTGCTCAACGTCCGCGGCGACTCGATGATCGAGGCGGCCATCACCGACGGCGACTGGGTCGTCGTCCGCCAGCAGCCGGTCGCCGAGAACGGCGAGATCGTCGCCGCGATGATCGACGGCGAGGCCACCGTCAAGACGTTCAAGCGCCGCGACGACCACGTCTGGCTGATGCCGGCCAACCCCGCCTACGACCCGATCCCCGGCGACGACGCCACGGTGCTCGGGCGGGTGGTGGCGGTGTTGCGGAGGCTCTGA
- a CDS encoding IS110 family transposase: protein MLAERVDAVVGVDTHRDTHDDTHDAEIALPTGAPIATCQVSNDSRGYAELLAWIGDHAPGSRVAVAIEGTRSYGIGLARAVSGAGVMVIECEQPNRKSRRGRGKSDAIDAHLAVLTALRLDADQLPSPRADGDREALRILMDAGS from the coding sequence ATGTTGGCAGAACGTGTCGACGCCGTCGTCGGTGTCGACACCCACCGTGACACCCACGACGACACCCACGACGCAGAAATCGCCCTCCCGACCGGAGCCCCGATCGCGACCTGCCAGGTCAGCAATGACTCCCGCGGCTACGCCGAGCTGCTGGCCTGGATCGGCGATCACGCTCCCGGGTCGCGGGTCGCCGTCGCGATCGAGGGCACCCGCAGCTACGGCATCGGACTAGCGCGCGCAGTCAGCGGTGCCGGTGTGATGGTGATCGAGTGCGAGCAGCCCAACCGCAAGTCCCGTCGCGGTCGGGGAAAGTCCGACGCGATCGACGCGCACCTGGCCGTGCTCACCGCGCTGCGGCTTGACGCCGACCAGCTCCCGAGCCCGCGCGCCGATGGTGACCGCGAAGCGCTCCGGATCCTGATGGACGCCGGGTCCTGA
- a CDS encoding ArsR/SmtB family transcription factor, translating to MSVKRRPATEAEAATLASAVRLRIVRLTLHEPLTNAQIAARLHRDPATTLHHVRRLVRHGFLEALPARPGPRGSTEIPYRGTRLSWSLEDAGSDPTLAEAMLEAYLDEVTEVGLPALKQSRLAVRLPPADAAALRSELWAVLDRYAARPESMEGEAVAVYLSIYPGSGAVQVDSDGTRNQRGRPER from the coding sequence ATGTCCGTGAAGCGGCGACCCGCCACCGAGGCCGAGGCCGCCACGCTCGCCTCCGCCGTCCGCCTGCGGATCGTCCGGCTGACGCTGCACGAGCCGCTGACCAACGCGCAGATCGCCGCGCGGCTGCACCGGGACCCGGCCACCACGCTGCACCACGTTCGGCGGCTGGTCCGGCACGGTTTCCTGGAGGCGCTCCCGGCCCGCCCCGGCCCGCGCGGGTCGACCGAGATCCCGTACCGCGGTACCCGGCTGTCGTGGTCCCTCGAGGATGCGGGGAGCGACCCAACGCTCGCCGAGGCGATGCTGGAGGCCTACCTCGACGAGGTCACGGAGGTCGGCCTGCCCGCGCTGAAGCAGAGCAGGCTCGCCGTCCGGCTGCCCCCGGCCGACGCGGCCGCGCTGCGCTCCGAGCTGTGGGCGGTGCTCGACCGCTACGCCGCCCGTCCCGAGTCCATGGAGGGCGAGGCGGTGGCCGTCTACCTCTCGATCTACCCGGGTAGCGGTGCCGTTCAGGTCGATTCGGACGGCACGCGGAATCAGAGAGGACGTCCGGAGCGTTGA
- a CDS encoding DUF3145 domain-containing protein — MNARGVVFIHSSPTAVCPHVEWAISGVLGMKVSLHWSPQPAAPGQLRAECSWTGPAGSGGALAGALRAWPMLRFEVTEEPSHGVDGERFCHVPTLGLWNGRTSANGDIVVGEDRLRSLLAEVPASRLAGRVHELLGSAWDDALEPFRLAGDGAAGTLLHQVG, encoded by the coding sequence GTGAACGCACGCGGCGTGGTCTTCATCCACTCGTCGCCAACTGCGGTCTGCCCGCACGTCGAGTGGGCGATCTCGGGCGTGCTCGGCATGAAGGTCTCGCTGCACTGGTCACCTCAACCCGCCGCACCCGGGCAGCTGCGTGCCGAGTGCAGCTGGACCGGGCCGGCGGGCAGCGGTGGTGCGCTGGCGGGTGCCCTGCGGGCTTGGCCGATGTTGCGCTTCGAGGTCACCGAGGAACCCAGCCACGGGGTCGACGGCGAGCGGTTCTGTCACGTCCCCACCCTCGGCCTGTGGAACGGGCGGACCAGCGCCAACGGCGACATCGTGGTGGGGGAGGACCGGCTGCGCAGCCTGCTCGCGGAGGTGCCGGCGAGCCGCCTCGCGGGGCGGGTGCACGAGCTGCTCGGCTCGGCGTGGGACGACGCCCTCGAGCCGTTCCGGCTGGCCGGCGACGGGGCCGCCGGAACGCTCCTGCACCAGGTCGGATAA
- a CDS encoding vitamin B12-dependent ribonucleotide reductase: protein MTETVGAASGRGKRSTAKSGKQAGLTVERLYTTPGVHPYDEVTWERRDVVMTNWRDGTVNFEQRGVEFPDFWSINATNIVTSKYFRGAVGSPTRESSLRQLIDRVVGVYHRAGLEHGYFATEEDAEVFAQELTWMLLHQVFSFNSPVWFNVGTSSPQQVSACFILAVDDTMESILNWYREEGLIFKGGSGAGLNLSRIRSSKELLSSGGTASGPVSFMRGADASAGTIKSGGATRRAAKMVVLDVDHPDIEEFVATKAKEEAKIRVLRDAGFDMDLGGSDITSVQYQNANNSVRVTDEFMRAVESDSEFGLRARMTGEVIDRVPAKKLFRTIAQAAWECADPGIQYDSTINDWHTCPESGRISASNPCSEYMHLDNSSCNLASLNLLKFLGDDGQFDGARFQKAVELIITAMDISICFADFPTEPIADTTRKFRQLGIGYANLGALLMATGHAYDSEGGQALAASITSLMTGAAYKRSAELAGVVGPYEGYARNADAHQRVMRKHAAANDDVRTLPASAPVHKLATKVWQEGLAVGARNGWRNAQASVLAPTGTIGLMMDCDTTGIEPDLALVKFKKLVGGGSMQIVNQTVPRALAKLGYQAEQIEAIVEYVAEHGHVIDAPGLRQEHYEVFDCAMGERSIAPMGHVRMMAAVQPFLSGAISKTVNMPEEATVEDVEKIYLEGWKLGLKALAIYRDNCKVGQPLSAGKEARKTESAEAAAPVVVESRPVRRRLPKKRPSQTVSFTVGGAEGYLTAGSYPDNGLGEIFVKLGKQGSTLAGVMDAFSMSISVGLQYGIPLEFYVSKFSNLRFEPAGMTDDPDVRIATSVLDYLFRRLALDHLPYEKRAELGIFSAEERSAQVAAADYGSGFGEVDVEGLRSSVDAAPAADKEAEPKGAAPAPVEVGSSTELLELRLGKAADAPLCMTCGTKMRPAGSCYLCEGCGSTSGCS, encoded by the coding sequence ATGACCGAGACCGTCGGCGCCGCATCCGGACGCGGCAAGAGGAGCACCGCGAAGTCCGGGAAGCAGGCAGGGCTCACCGTCGAGCGGCTCTACACCACCCCCGGTGTCCACCCCTACGACGAGGTCACCTGGGAGCGCCGGGACGTCGTCATGACCAACTGGCGTGACGGCACGGTCAACTTCGAGCAGCGCGGCGTCGAGTTCCCCGACTTCTGGTCGATCAACGCCACCAACATCGTCACCAGCAAGTACTTCCGCGGGGCCGTCGGCTCTCCCACGCGTGAGTCGAGCCTGCGACAGCTGATCGACCGGGTGGTCGGGGTCTACCACCGGGCCGGGCTGGAGCACGGCTACTTCGCCACCGAGGAGGACGCCGAGGTCTTCGCCCAGGAGCTCACCTGGATGCTGCTGCACCAGGTGTTCAGCTTCAACTCCCCGGTGTGGTTCAACGTCGGCACGTCGAGCCCGCAGCAGGTCAGCGCGTGCTTCATCCTCGCGGTCGACGACACGATGGAGTCGATCCTCAACTGGTACCGCGAGGAGGGCCTGATCTTCAAGGGCGGTTCGGGCGCCGGTCTCAACCTCTCCCGCATCCGCTCCTCCAAGGAACTGCTCTCCTCCGGCGGCACGGCGTCCGGGCCGGTGTCGTTCATGCGCGGCGCCGACGCCAGCGCGGGCACCATCAAGTCGGGTGGCGCCACCCGGCGGGCGGCGAAGATGGTCGTCCTCGACGTCGACCACCCCGACATCGAGGAGTTCGTCGCGACCAAGGCCAAGGAGGAGGCGAAGATCCGCGTGCTGCGCGACGCGGGCTTCGACATGGACCTCGGCGGCTCCGACATCACCTCGGTGCAGTACCAGAACGCCAACAACTCGGTGCGCGTCACCGACGAGTTCATGCGCGCCGTCGAGAGCGACTCCGAGTTCGGGCTGCGCGCCCGGATGACGGGTGAGGTCATCGACCGCGTGCCGGCGAAGAAGTTGTTCCGCACGATCGCGCAGGCGGCGTGGGAGTGCGCCGACCCCGGCATCCAGTACGACAGCACGATCAACGACTGGCACACCTGCCCGGAGTCGGGCCGCATCTCCGCCTCCAACCCGTGCTCGGAGTACATGCACCTGGACAACTCCAGCTGCAACCTCGCCTCGCTGAACCTCCTGAAGTTCCTGGGCGACGACGGGCAGTTCGACGGTGCGCGCTTCCAGAAGGCCGTCGAGCTGATCATCACGGCGATGGACATCTCCATCTGCTTCGCCGACTTCCCCACCGAGCCGATCGCCGACACCACCCGCAAGTTCCGCCAGCTGGGCATCGGCTACGCCAACCTCGGTGCGCTGCTGATGGCCACCGGGCACGCCTACGACTCCGAGGGCGGCCAGGCGCTCGCGGCGTCGATCACCTCGCTCATGACGGGCGCGGCCTACAAGCGCTCGGCCGAGCTGGCGGGTGTCGTCGGGCCGTACGAGGGCTACGCCCGCAACGCCGACGCGCACCAGCGCGTCATGCGCAAGCACGCGGCGGCCAACGACGACGTGCGCACGCTGCCCGCGAGCGCGCCGGTCCACAAGCTGGCCACGAAGGTCTGGCAGGAGGGCCTCGCGGTCGGAGCACGCAACGGCTGGCGCAACGCGCAGGCGTCGGTGCTCGCCCCCACCGGCACCATCGGCCTGATGATGGACTGCGACACCACTGGCATCGAGCCGGACCTCGCGCTGGTGAAGTTCAAGAAGCTGGTGGGCGGCGGCTCGATGCAGATCGTCAACCAGACGGTGCCGCGGGCGCTGGCCAAGCTGGGCTACCAGGCGGAGCAGATCGAGGCGATCGTCGAGTACGTCGCCGAGCACGGCCACGTCATCGACGCCCCCGGCCTGCGCCAGGAGCACTACGAGGTGTTCGACTGCGCCATGGGCGAGCGGTCGATCGCGCCGATGGGCCACGTGCGGATGATGGCCGCGGTGCAGCCGTTCCTGTCCGGGGCCATCTCGAAGACGGTGAACATGCCGGAGGAGGCCACCGTCGAGGACGTCGAGAAGATCTACCTCGAGGGTTGGAAGCTCGGCCTGAAGGCGCTCGCGATCTACCGCGACAACTGCAAGGTCGGGCAGCCGCTGTCGGCGGGCAAGGAGGCCCGCAAGACCGAGTCGGCGGAGGCCGCCGCGCCGGTGGTGGTCGAGTCGCGCCCGGTGCGCCGCAGGCTGCCGAAGAAGCGCCCGAGCCAGACGGTGTCGTTCACCGTCGGTGGGGCGGAGGGCTACCTCACCGCCGGGTCGTACCCCGACAACGGGCTCGGCGAGATCTTCGTCAAGCTCGGCAAGCAGGGCTCCACGCTCGCCGGCGTGATGGACGCGTTCTCGATGTCGATCTCGGTGGGTCTGCAGTACGGCATCCCGCTGGAGTTCTACGTCTCGAAGTTCTCCAACCTGCGCTTCGAGCCGGCAGGCATGACCGACGACCCGGACGTCCGGATCGCCACGAGCGTGCTCGACTACCTGTTCCGGCGGCTGGCGCTCGACCACCTGCCGTACGAGAAGCGCGCTGAGCTGGGCATCTTCTCCGCGGAGGAGCGGTCGGCGCAGGTGGCGGCCGCCGACTACGGGTCGGGCTTCGGCGAGGTCGACGTGGAGGGCCTGCGGTCCTCTGTCGACGCCGCGCCTGCTGCCGACAAGGAGGCGGAGCCGAAGGGGGCTGCTCCGGCGCCCGTCGAGGTGGGCAGCTCCACCGAGCTGCTGGAGCTGCGTCTCGGCAAGGCCGCCGACGCGCCGCTGTGCATGACCTGCGGCACCAAGATGCGTCCGGCCGGATCCTGCTACCTGTGCGAGGGCTGTGGCTCCACCAGCGGCTGCAGCTGA
- the hflX gene encoding GTPase HflX, with translation MTEPALSIPAEELRPTQGDYELEERSSLRRVAGLSTELADVTEVEYRRLRLERVVLVGVWTEGTAEQATASLTELARLAETAGSQVLDGLVQRRARPDPATYIGSGKVDELRDAVEAAGADTVIADGELSPGQLRQLEEKLKVKVIDRTALILDIFAQHARSKDGKAQVELAQLSYLLPRLRGWGEALSRQVGGRAAGGVGIGGRGPGETKIELDRRRIRNRMAKLRREISGMKQVRDTQRGVRRRRDVPSVAIVGYTNAGKSSLLNALTGAGVLVENALFATLDPTTRRTSTSDGRTYTLTDTVGFVRHLPHQLVEAFRSTLEETAEADLLVHVVDASDVLPEDQIKAVRQVLVEIGEEQGSMPRELLVVNKTDAAGDLQLARLRHLLPDAVFVSARSGDGIGRLRERIAALLPTPEVEIELLLPYVQGSLVARVHTEGEVLREEHTPEGTRMRARVGAELATTVLPYALVGAPEQNGGMSP, from the coding sequence ATGACTGAACCCGCCCTGTCCATCCCCGCCGAGGAGCTGCGCCCCACCCAGGGCGACTACGAGCTCGAGGAGCGCAGCTCGCTGCGCCGCGTCGCGGGCCTGTCCACCGAACTCGCCGACGTCACCGAGGTCGAGTACCGCCGGCTGCGCCTCGAACGCGTCGTGCTCGTCGGGGTCTGGACCGAGGGCACCGCCGAGCAGGCGACGGCCTCGCTCACCGAGCTCGCCCGCCTCGCCGAGACCGCGGGCTCCCAGGTGCTCGACGGCCTCGTCCAGCGCCGCGCCCGGCCCGACCCGGCCACCTACATCGGCTCCGGCAAGGTCGACGAGCTGCGCGACGCCGTCGAGGCCGCGGGCGCCGACACCGTGATCGCCGACGGTGAGCTCTCGCCCGGCCAGCTGCGCCAGCTGGAGGAGAAGCTCAAGGTCAAGGTCATCGACCGCACCGCGTTGATCCTCGACATCTTCGCCCAGCACGCTCGCTCCAAGGACGGCAAGGCGCAGGTCGAGCTGGCCCAGCTGTCCTACCTGCTCCCGCGCCTGCGCGGGTGGGGTGAGGCGCTGTCGCGGCAGGTCGGCGGCCGGGCCGCGGGCGGCGTCGGCATCGGTGGCCGTGGCCCCGGTGAGACCAAGATCGAGCTCGACCGGCGGCGCATCCGCAACCGGATGGCCAAGCTCCGCCGCGAGATCTCGGGCATGAAGCAGGTGCGCGACACGCAGCGCGGGGTGCGGCGGCGCCGCGACGTGCCGTCGGTCGCGATCGTCGGGTACACCAACGCCGGCAAGTCGAGCCTGCTCAACGCGCTCACCGGCGCCGGCGTGCTCGTCGAGAACGCGCTGTTCGCCACCCTCGACCCCACCACGCGCCGTACGTCCACCAGCGACGGACGCACCTACACGCTCACCGACACCGTCGGGTTCGTGCGCCACCTGCCCCACCAGCTCGTCGAGGCCTTCCGGTCCACCCTCGAGGAGACGGCCGAGGCCGACCTGCTCGTGCACGTCGTCGACGCCTCCGACGTGCTGCCGGAGGACCAGATCAAGGCGGTCCGACAGGTGCTCGTCGAGATCGGCGAGGAGCAGGGCTCGATGCCGCGCGAACTGCTCGTCGTCAACAAGACCGACGCCGCGGGCGACCTCCAGCTGGCCCGGCTGCGGCACCTGCTCCCGGACGCGGTGTTCGTCTCCGCCCGTTCCGGCGACGGCATCGGGCGGCTGCGCGAGCGGATCGCCGCGCTGCTGCCCACACCCGAGGTCGAGATCGAGCTGCTCCTGCCGTACGTGCAGGGCTCGCTCGTCGCCCGCGTGCACACGGAGGGCGAGGTGCTGCGCGAGGAGCACACGCCGGAGGGCACCCGGATGCGTGCTCGCGTCGGGGCGGAGCTGGCCACGACGGTGCTGCCGTACGCCCTGGTCGGCGCGCCCGAGCAGAACGGCGGCATGTCCCCCTGA
- a CDS encoding MBL fold metallo-hydrolase has protein sequence MIVDDDPAGDWTAPGVYRCAPGVYRIPLPLPNDGLRAVNVYALADGDGLTLVDAGWALAQSREALSTALASLGAGLADVRRFLVTHIHRDHYTQAVVLRREFGMRVALGRGEQHGLEVLRRTRPGQRHHRKQLLGLGAHELVRELERHVPPPVEPAEYEFPDDWIDDGARIVVGEGSADQRVLEAVATPGHTRGHVVFADPAGELLFAGDHVLPRITPSLGLEPAPAESPLADFLTSLELVRSRPDAVLLPAHGPTGMRVHQRVDELIAHHAKRLDTTLAAVQEGCSTAYEVAGVLLWTRRDTPFTELDLFNRMLATIETSAHLEVLAERELVTVEDRDGIRHYTS, from the coding sequence GTGATCGTCGACGATGACCCGGCGGGTGACTGGACGGCGCCCGGGGTGTACCGGTGTGCACCGGGCGTGTACCGCATTCCGCTTCCGCTGCCGAACGACGGCCTGCGTGCGGTCAACGTCTACGCGCTGGCCGACGGCGACGGGCTGACCCTCGTCGACGCCGGGTGGGCGCTGGCCCAGTCCCGGGAGGCGCTGTCCACGGCGCTCGCCTCGCTCGGCGCGGGCCTCGCGGACGTGCGCCGCTTCCTCGTCACGCACATCCACCGCGACCACTACACGCAGGCGGTGGTGCTGCGGCGGGAGTTCGGCATGCGCGTAGCGCTGGGGCGCGGTGAGCAGCACGGGCTCGAGGTGTTGCGCCGGACGCGTCCCGGGCAGCGCCACCATCGCAAGCAGCTGCTCGGCCTGGGGGCCCACGAGCTCGTCCGGGAGCTGGAGCGCCACGTCCCGCCGCCCGTCGAACCGGCCGAGTACGAGTTCCCCGACGACTGGATCGACGACGGCGCCCGGATCGTGGTGGGGGAGGGTTCGGCCGACCAGCGGGTGCTGGAGGCCGTCGCGACGCCCGGGCACACCCGGGGTCACGTCGTGTTCGCCGACCCGGCCGGGGAGCTGTTGTTCGCCGGCGACCACGTGCTGCCGCGGATCACCCCGTCCCTCGGGCTGGAACCCGCACCGGCGGAGAGTCCACTCGCGGACTTCCTCACCTCGCTGGAGCTCGTACGCTCGCGACCGGACGCGGTGCTGCTGCCTGCGCACGGGCCGACCGGAATGCGCGTGCACCAGCGGGTGGACGAGCTGATCGCCCACCACGCGAAGCGGCTCGACACGACGCTCGCCGCCGTGCAGGAGGGCTGCTCGACGGCCTACGAGGTGGCCGGCGTGCTGCTGTGGACCCGGCGCGACACGCCGTTCACCGAGCTCGACCTGTTCAACCGGATGCTCGCCACCATCGAGACCTCCGCGCACCTCGAGGTGCTGGCGGAGCGTGAGCTGGTCACGGTCGAGGATCGGGACGGCATCCGTCACTACACATCGTGA
- the nrdR gene encoding transcriptional regulator NrdR yields the protein MRCPFCRHSDCRVIDSREVDDGQATRRRRSCAACGRRFTTVEEPVLAVVKRSGVTEPFSREKVVSGVRRACQGRPVDEDALQKLAHRVEEAVRAGGTAEIPSHEVGLAILGPLRELDEVAYLRFASVYKSFSSIEDFEKEISDLRRPPGADPPD from the coding sequence ATGCGCTGCCCGTTCTGCCGCCACTCGGACTGCCGGGTGATCGACTCCCGGGAGGTCGACGACGGCCAGGCCACTCGCCGCAGGAGGTCCTGCGCGGCGTGCGGCCGGCGCTTCACGACGGTCGAGGAGCCCGTGCTCGCCGTCGTCAAGCGCAGCGGGGTCACCGAGCCGTTCAGCCGGGAGAAGGTCGTCAGCGGGGTCCGGAGGGCCTGCCAGGGGCGGCCCGTCGACGAGGACGCGCTCCAGAAGCTCGCCCACCGGGTGGAGGAGGCGGTCCGCGCGGGGGGCACCGCCGAGATTCCCAGCCACGAGGTGGGTCTGGCCATCCTCGGCCCGCTCCGCGAGCTCGACGAAGTGGCGTACCTGCGCTTCGCCAGCGTCTACAAGTCGTTCTCCTCGATCGAGGACTTCGAGAAGGAGATCTCCGACTTGCGCAGACCACCGGGCGCCGACCCGCCCGACTGA